The Cannabis sativa cultivar Pink pepper isolate KNU-18-1 chromosome 8, ASM2916894v1, whole genome shotgun sequence genomic interval GGATCAACACAGCCTGAGAAAGGAATGGCCAAACCAGCCACAACTCGGTTAGAATGGTTCAAAACCACAGCCCCAATACTGTACTTTTCCCTCTGAACATCAATGGCTGCATCTGTAAAGATCTGAAAAGCTCCCTGAGAAGGGGTATGTTGCAAATCTACTTGATCCTGATTGGCAGCAGAAGGAGAAACAGAGGCCTGCTGAGCAtccaaaaatttaaagaaaaaaacaacaGCCCATTCATAAACATCAAAAGGTTGACCCACTTGTCTATTATGAAAAACATTGTTCCTTTGGTTCCATAAAGCCcacagaaaacaacaaaaaatacagtaaagCTCCTTATCCAGCTCGTGAGACATAGTGTAAAAGAAATCAAAAATATTTAGATACTTATATTTATTATAGAGATTAACAAACCTTGAAGATTTCCATGCTTTCCTCGCCCTGGAACAATCTAGCAATGCATGCTTAACCGTTTCAGGATGTAATTTACACAGAGGACAAAGAGGGGAATCAATGACACATCTTTTATGAAGAGAAAAAGAAACAGGAATAGCATTAGAAAGCATTCTCCAAATAAACACCTTAACTTTTGGAGGGATTTTCAAAGTCCAGAGTTTGGTCCAAAATTTTTTAGAGTCAgcaaaagaagaagaggaaggaaGATCATGAGAAGAGAAAGCAAAATGATAAGCAGACTTGACAGTACACTCCCCAGAACTATCCTGCCCCCAAATAAGCTCATCCTCTCCAAAATCACCCAGAAGAGGGACACTAAGGATATCATTAACCAGAGGAGCAGAAAAGTAGTTCGAAAGTTTAGAAACATCCCAATCCCCATTCTCAGAAATAAAGTAGGATAACAAAGGGGAAGGAGGCCTATGGttagaagaaaaaaacttgACTCTGTTATTAGGGATCCAATGGTCTTCAATCGTCCTAATATGACTACCATTTCCCACCTTCCATAAAAGACCCGACTGCAGCAAGTCCCTACCCCAGAGAATACTTCTCCAAGTAAAAGAAGGGTTGTGACCAGGTTTAGCCTCAAGAAAAGCATTGCGAGGGAAATATCTAGCCTTAAGGACAGAAGCTAGGAGAGAAGAAgggtttttaaaaattctccagGCTTGTTTAGCCAACATAGCTTGGTTAAAATGGATAAGAGATCGGAAGCCCAATCCACCTAAGAATTTAGATTTACACAAAGACTTCCAAGACTTCCAATGGATTTTATGAGAAGTCCCTGATGATCCCCACCAGAATCTGGCCATCACAGCTTCGATGCCTTTACAGAGTTTGACAGGCAAGCGAAAACAAGACATAGCATAAGCCGGAATAGCCTGAATAACAGCCTTTAGCAAAACCTCCTTACCTGCCCGAGAAAAACACTTAGAAGACCAACTCCTAAGAACAGAATTAACTCGATCTTTTAAAAAGGCAAAAGAGTGATACTTAGAACGAGTTAAGCACTGAGGAAGACCCAGATATTTACAGATAAAAGGTCGATCTTCAAGATTGAAAGAGGAGAAGAAAACATCACGAATATCTGGCTGGGTATTAGGGGAAAAAAGAATAGAAGACTTAGAAAAATTAATGACCTGACCCGAAGCCCTAGAATAGATATCAAAGACATTTTGAAGAGCAGCACAAGAAGAACGACTAGCAGTACAGAAAAGAAGACTATCATCAGCAAAAAACAGATGCGATAAGGAGGGTGCATTCCTAGAAATAGCAATACCCTTAAGTAAGCCAGCAGCTTGGcttgccctaagaaggacagaAAAGCCTTCAGCACAGAGAATAAACAGATAGGGGGAAAGAGGATCACCTTGTCTAAGACCCCTAGATGGATGAACTAAGCCCTGAACAGAACCATTGACcagaaaagaaagagaggtAGTTGAAACACATTTCATAATTAAAGAAACAAATCTAGAAGGAAAGTTAAAGTGAAACATAAGACTCTCTAAATAATGCCAATTAACCCTATCAAAAGCCTTAGCCATGTCTAATTTGAGAGCAGCCCAACCTAGCTTCCCCTTTTTCCTTAAACTAATGGCATGAACTAATTCTTGAGCAATAAGAATATTGTCAAAAATAACTCGACCCGAGACAAAAGCACTTTGAAAAGGGGATATAATTTTATCTAAAACAACCTTTAATCTATTAGCTAAGACCTTAGATATGACTTTATAAAGAGTAGAACAAAGACTAATGGGCCTAAAATCCTTCATAGAGTGAGCATTTTGCTTCTTAGGAATAAGAGAGATAAGGGTAGTATTAACTGCCGAGAAATCAACCCCCTCATTAAGACAAGACAAAACAGCCTTGGCAAAATCAGCCCCCAAGGTAGACCAATTTTTTTGGTAAAAGTAAGCATTAAGGCCATCCAGACCAGGGGCCTTGTCCCCAGAGAGAAGAAACAAGGCTTTCCTAACTTCCTTAATGGTGAAAGGTTTGTCCAAGAACTCGAAATCCAAGTCATCCAAAGGAGGACCTAGGCAATCAAGAATGAGGCTAATTGCATCGGCATCACTACCATCAGAGGTAaaaagatctgaaaaataaGAGATTACCAGATTTCCCATATCCAAATGATCAGATAGAATATTTCCATTATCATCTTTGAGAAATTTGATAGTATTAGTCCTCTTACGTTTAGAAGCAAAACGATGAAAGAATTTAGTATTTCTATCACCAGCCTTTAGCCATTGAGTTCGAGCCCTTTGCTTCCAATAGACTTCCTCTTTATAAAGAAGGCTATCAAGCTCAGATTGAAGGCATTTAAGGCGAAAACGACACTCAGGATCAACAAAAGGAGCATCCTGAATGCAGGCAATTTCCTTTTGAAGATCAGAGATGCGAGACTTAATAGAGAGATTGGTCTCTTTATTCCAAGACTTAAGTGTCGAAATACACAAGTCCTGAGTAGACAAAAATGAATGAAGAGAGGACACAGTATTGTTATTGAGAGGATGGCTATCCCAAACAGTCTTAACAACAGAGAGAAAATCAGGGTTCTCAAGCCAAATGTTTTCAAAATGAAATCTCTTCCTATGGTGAAAATGAGAGTTAGAATCATTATCATTAAGAATCAACTTTAAAGCACGATGATCCGACCCAAAGAAAGAAAGATGTTTCAAGGATGCATTTGGAAAGAGATCATTCCAAGTAGTAGAACTAATAGCCCAGTCAAGATGCTCTTTAACTGAATGGTTATGCCAAGTAAATTTACTACCCTCAAAAGTCAAAGGAGAAAGATTGAATTTATGaacaaaattagaaaagttaTCCATATCCTTACTATCATAATAAGAGCTACCTAGTTTATCATCATAAGAAAGAAAACTATTAAAATCACCCATAATTAACCAAGGAAGATTAGGGGCATTATAAAAGAGTTTGTCAAGGAGAGCCCAAGTAAATGGTCGTTGAGAAGAGATAGGAGAGCCATAAAAGCAAGTAAAATGAAACAGTTCATTAtcgttaatatttatattacaaTCTATATGATTACAGGAAAAGTTAATAACATTCACAAAAAAACTGTCCTTCCACAAAAGTAAAAGTCCCCCCCCAAAATATTTCCTAGGGACCTCTAACCCATGGTCAAAACCAAGACCAACCTTAAACCTATCAACAGAGCCAACAGCCAAACGGGTTTCAATCAAAAAAAGAACATCCGGACAGTGAGTTTTGACAAGCAGGGAGAGCCTTCTGAATGCACGTGTACTCCCCAATCCACGTGCATTCCAACACATGAGACTCATTTTTCTGGGCGGGTGTGCAATGCACCACCCGCCTGTTCCATGTCCGTTGAAGCAGATGAAGATTCCTCCTCTCTATCCCCAGCTCTAGCTCTTTTCAATTGAGACCTGACAGAACCACCAACGACTACCTGTTGGGGCTGGAAAGATGGGCGTTTAACTCCCGAAGCAGAGGCCAGCCCTTTTCCACGAACCAACGAGTCAGGTTGGCCAACTTCAGTACTAGTCCCAACAGCCTCAACTGGACTAGCCGAGACAACCTCAGCAGCAGGAGTAGTCGAGGTACTCATATCACCAGAATGCATAACAGTTGTACCAACTGTGGTCGCCACCACCAAGGAATCAGTGGAGTAAGAGGTGAATGCCGAAGGCCTCAAAGGATGACAACCAAATGGATTAAGACCAGTATGAAAAGCATGATTACTATTAGGATTAAGAGGAGTAGGCATCATGACAGTTGAAGAAGTATAAGGGCTGAGAAAACCAGACCCCGAATTACCAGCACCAGCCAGGAAAGATGGAAAAGAGATGATGTTATCTAGAAAGTTCCTAGTAGGAAGAGTAAGGCTAACAGGAGCATGATCAACAACAGTAATAGCAGGAGGGTGAGGGTATTGAAAGGGCATAGCTTTGTCCACAATTTTTTCCTTACCACGCAGGAGGATGTTGTAAGGACATAAAGGCTCAGTTTGACTATCATCACACTTTTGGAGATAAAAATGACAGTACCTTTTGGTATGGTCAAGTTTACCACAAAAGAAGCAAAAGTCAGGAAATCTCTCATACTTAAAGTCAATCCATTTGACAATTTCTCTACCCATACGTATGAATCTAATATTCATACCCCTCCTAATAGGAAGATTGACATCAAGAAGAATTCTAAGCCTTAAATAAGGCCCAGTTCCCTCCTTGACAGTGTCCTTATCCACTTCGATAAGATCCCCAACCTCAGAGGCAATGAAACGGGCTAAGTCAAAGGACTTACACATAAACGGTATCCCATAAACTTGTACCCAGAAAGGGACATAGTGAAGGGTATCAGGGGTGATAGGGAAAGAACTTTCTGGGGCAGCAAAGATGGTGACACTTTGAGCAAAGTGCCATGGCTGACCCTCTAAAATTCTACCTTTATCACCCTCACAACCGAAAGTCACAAGGAAGAGACCATCAGCATGCTCAGTGACAGATACAGGAAATCTACACTGTGATGACCAAATGCCAGATAGGGTTTTCATCAAGGATGGCCTATTATAAGGTCTAATAGTATGGAGTTTCAGAAGGAGACTAATGGTAGCAGGGGTGGAAGAGGAAGAACTAGCATCATAGGTGAATATTGTGTTTTCATCAGAGGGAAAAACTAAGGTATTAGAAACGGTATTAAGAAAATCATCCATAGAGAAAGCTAAAACAAAGCAGACACACCCAGAATGATAGCAAGCAGACCAAAGAATTGAAAAGGTGAAAGAGGAGTGCCATAATCCATACCTGAGTCTTactatatatagaaaaaaccAGAATCCCCGTAGGCGCCTTCTCGAATCGCACCTAGTCACATCCCTAGCCTTCACCTGATGAGGTATAATGATGATGAGGCTATTAAAATCCTCATAAACCCAGGCCTCCGCCCCCATTTTCCAATcttcaagagagaaaagatgGCTGGAGATATGCTCAGGCGATAATAAATGCCAAAGATCCCAACATAAACCCCCAGAAACTAAATAAAGCAAAGAAATAGGCAGAGAATAGAGGTAAAATGATGGTTTGCAATTAATATGATGGGATTGTGTGAGCAGGAGATAATACACAGAGCAATTAATGCTCTTAATGATGATAGAAAATGAACTAAAACGACAAAGAGgaaagaaaaatgaaagaaaaccaCCACTTAACTGATTAGGGTGGACGAGAAACACCATAATTGGGACCAAACCAACAGCCATGAAACGGTTTCGCATACCTCCTAGAAGACTCCAGAGAGAGAAAAAGCTGGttggttattttgttaaatttgatgaattatattgttttattaatatgTACCTTGAGGGTTGATTGTGCCatgtttggttttgtttttttttttttattttataatttaaaactcAATTCAAATTTTTTAGGTACAAAAAagattatctaaaataaaatttaagtttgATAATCATgctggttttattttttttgcactATTTCTTGATAGTTTTGATGCCTTTTATGACGCTTGTACTATTTTTTAGGAGAATTACCTTatgtactatttttttaattttttttttcaaatttacggtttgtgtTTCTAAAGTGATTGCAATGCTAGTTGCAATAtgagtttctatacgattttttattgCAATTTAGGTTTCAGCGCTAGTTTCAATgagagtttctatgtagaattccgtaaaaatacaaaaaaaaaaaaagctattttgaagtgtaaaaatgaaaaaacctcTATTTTTTATGGCTTGCCCCTAATTGTTTAGGGTGTGGTCAATGGGTAAGAGAAGAGTTTCATTTTGTATTGATGGCTTTGACAAATGAGACAAATAAGTATTTCAAGTCTTGATATTATAGTATGGATTGTTTTACCTTCTTTATTCACattacctatttttttttattaaattatgtggtaatagagttttattttttattattctgtAGGTCgatttgttgaaaatattttaccaggatctagatttactaccatgtatgttgtttaacatcctaatataaatttctaaaacaatgtaaataaacacataaaatttaagaaaccttacattgattgcagtggaatataataactccttccgttcagatctctagcccttgattcctttctgtagcagagcattatcaagatctgaacctggatctctttctctccttcttgtttattagattcttcacagtcttacatactatgattgaggaccaactttatgtgtgtgggcacttactcaatcactaatggctgaaattaTTTAGTGAAGAAAGGCTAAGTGTTTcgaaaattcaagaggaagaagaagaaggaagaggtctcatcagaaagctaggtttttagctttggaggcattagtttggatgaagagaccatagccttccttttatattatcttcaatagggttagggttgaattatatggattaaaaaaaaataaaatattgggcaaaaataactTGTTGGCCGTACACTTCAAAGGGTTAATCTCTAGTTActattttgccactttatttcaaccacttattcttcttttcaataatactatattttccaattcaaacctataaatgccaaaactatttatttaataattaaaataattatcaaataaaattgtcatttataatatatattaattaaactccataaagtctcttaattaacaaataaaccccaaaacactatttcttcacaatcaagccatatcttagtgaaaaattcataaactagacatagtctaattttagaattataattgattaattaaaatcaattaactgagtcttacaagcagtttgtctcaactagtatggggatcattggcctatataaccgagcttccaataagcagacctagaatttaccaagtaaatccactaacttattaattcctcattgcatccaccatagaacttggaattgcactctcagttacatagaacgctctatatgttccacgatatagatacactattaattatccattgttataatcccaataatcaatgatcctctatagatgatctacattgcatagggataaaattaccgttacacccttcaatgtattttatccttaaaacacttggccacctataaatgatattttagtgaactaatataatcattaaaatgatatctcaatcatttatctctattcagccaagctcgaaggaatcatcgtttcacttctaaatacctatagaagctatagattccatatctatgtttagcgctcccactcaattgtactatcgtgtgacagtcagtagtcccgtgatccgtaaggggaaacaccgggtaagctgtacaatcccacaccgcctggggaaggtcaagtgggatgattctgagactgtgtaggtatgggactacacagttgaagagagcttaaatggattgattggtactacctatgtcaacaaggtgcatcttgtttttcggtagcccatctcgaaagaactccacagttaagcgtgcttggcttggagcaatttcaaggatgggtgacctcctgggaagttttcccaggatgcgtgtgagtgagg includes:
- the LOC133030196 gene encoding uncharacterized protein LOC133030196 gives rise to the protein MGAEAWVYEDFNSLIIIIPHQVKARDVTRCDSRRRLRGFWFFLYIVRLRYGLWHSSFTFSILWSACYHSGCVCFVLAFSMDDFLNTVSNTLVFPSDENTIFTYDASSSSSTPATISLLLKLHTIRPYNRPSLMKTLSGIWSSQCRFPVSVTEHADGLFLVTFGCEGDKGRILEGQPWHFAQSVTIFAAPESSFPITPDTLHYVPFWVQVYGIPFMCKSFDLARFIASEVGDLIEVDKDTVKEGTGPYLRLRILLDVNLPIRRGMNIRFIRMGREIVKWIDFKYERFPDFCFFCGKLDHTKRYCHFYLQKCDDSQTEPLCPYNILLRGKEKIVDKAMPFQYPHPPAITVVDHAPVSLTLPTRNFLDNIISFPSFLAGAGNSGSGFLSPYTSSTVMMPTPLNPNSNHAFHTGLNPFGCHPLRPSAFTSYSTDSLVVATTVGTTVMHSGDMSTSTTPAAEVVSASPVEAVGTSTEVGQPDSLVRGKGLASASGVKRPSFQPQQVVVGGSVRSQLKRARAGDREEESSSASTDMEQAGGALHTRPEK